From the genome of Nasonia vitripennis strain AsymCx chromosome 1, Nvit_psr_1.1, whole genome shotgun sequence, one region includes:
- the LOC100121305 gene encoding tRNA:m(4)X modification enzyme TRM13 homolog: protein MKMTGFEHCQFFVERKKRYCRMSVKKGKSFCGEHESTQSDWNKVIDERIDCPLDPSHTIYKSKLTKHLKVCNAKVKLDAQPSYVVKGINLGETVKCLNDIPLSLIEQSVIDVVIEKIKNSFDKLPEIPEEILTHEVLKGELSNPTYGPEAKRHLLQTASLLGHLENADLVHENTCFIEFGAGRGKLTYWLAQATKNQTNSSILLIDRSSHRHKKDNKLKNEKVEIKVTRVRADIADLKLSDVPEAQQMQCQVAFAKHICGVATDLTLRCITNSIPKSKSSKFGMVIAFCCHHQCNCSHYVGHKYLEKEGFTNDEFPILCKIASWATCGIKLNKASEDSEREMLGRKVKTLLNQGRLEYLKSFGFSGRLVHYTTTDITLENQAIVATLTRESICGEN from the exons ATGAAAATGACCGGCTTTGAGCACTGTCAATTTTTCGTGGAACGAAAGAAGCGTTACTGTCGCATGTCGGTGAAGAAGGGCAAAAGCTTCTGTGGAGAGCACGAGTCCACTCAGAGCGACTGGAACAAGGTTATCGATGAGAGGATAGACTGTCCATTGGATCCTTCACA TACAATTTACAAATCCAAGTTGACAAAGCACTTGAAAGTTTGCAATGCCAAAGTCAAACTTGATGCACAGCCATCATACGTGGTCAAAGGAATCAATTTAGGGGAGACTGTCAAGTGTCTTAATGATATTCCTCTGTCGTTGATCGAGCAAAGTGTCATAGAtgttgttattgaaaaaataaaaaattcttttg ACAAATTGCCAGAAATACCCGAGGAAATATTAACACATGAAGTGCTGAAAGGAGAATTAAGTAATCCAACATATGGACCTGAAGCCAAAAGACACTTGTTACAAACAGCATCTTTACTGGGACACTTGGAAAATGCTGACCTTGTTCATGAAAACACGTGCTTCATAGAATTTGGAGCAGGTCGAG GTAAGCTAACATATTGGTTGGCCCAGGCAACAAAGAACCAGACAAATTCTTCTATTCTCCTGATTGACAGATCTAGTCATAGGCATAAGAAAGAtaacaaattgaaaaatgaaaaggtTGAAATCAAAGTGACAAGAGTTCGTGCAGACATTGCTGACTTGAAGTTAAGTGATGTACCAGAAGCTCAACAGATGCAGTGCCAAGTTGCATTTGCAAAGCATATATGCGGTGTTGCCACAG aTTTAACTTTGCGCTGTATAACAAACTCAATTCCAAAAAGTAAAAGTTCCAAATTTGGAATGGTGATTGCCTTTTGCTGTCATCACCAATGCAATTGCTCTCACTATGTTGGTCACAAATACCTAGAGAAGGAGGGTTTTACAAATGATGAATTTCCAATACTCTGTAAAATTGCTAGTTGGGCAACATGTGGCATTAAGCTGAACAAGGCCAGTGAAGATTCTGAACGTGAAATGTTAGGACGCAAAGTAAAGACTTTACTGAATCAGGGTAGGCTAGAATATTTGAAATCCTTTGGATTCAGTGGTCGACTAGTGCATTATACAACCACAGACATAACTTTGGAGAATCAAGCAATTGTAGCTACTCTAACTAGGGAAAGTATATGTGGTGAAAATTAG